The Micromonospora sp. NBC_00421 DNA window GCGCCTGCTCCGCCAACGTCTACCCGCCAAGATTGCGGATCTCTTCGTACAGGTCATCCGCCGCGCTCGACCCTCGGTAGGGCTCGGCAAGGAGCATCGCAGCGAACCGGTCAAGGCGCTTCTTGATCCACGAGATTTGACGGTCCCGTGGTAGATCCAGGATCGGCCGAATAGCGGCATGAGCGGAGTCCAGATCCCCGAGTTGCAGGAAGGCGGTTGCTTGGTAGACGTGGGCCAGTGCCTCGTCGTCCAAGGATCTTCTTTCCGAGGGCTCCTTCTCCCACAGGGCAATCGCCCTCCCCGCCTCTCGGACAGCCCGCTCCGCGTCCGACCCACCAGCCAGCCAGATCAGGCTGCTCCCCGCGTAGTAGTGCTGCTTAGCAAGAGAGAAGCCGAAAAGGCCATCCACAGAATCCGTACTGGAGAGCTCTTCCCGCTCCGTCAGAGCCAGGTCAAGTGAGCGGTTCGCGCCTGCGGAATCACCAAGATTCGCATGGCACTGAGCCACCCCGCATAGCAACCGTATCCGGCCGGTGCCCCTTGCCCTGTAGCGCAGTCCGTCGTGCACGTAGTCCAAGGCGTGGGCGTAGTCCCCCCGAAAACGCGCGATCAGGCTCTGGGTGCCGCGTGTCCATACGCGCAGTTCGTTATCTCCGGCATGCTCAGCGCAGATCCAGGCGGCTTCTGCGTGGGTCATGGCCACGTTAGCGCTTCCCAGGTCAAGGGCAGCATAAGCCAGTACGCCTTGCAGCCGACCCAGGAGGAGATAGAGATCCTTGATTTCGTGCGGGGCGTAGTGGCGGTCGCGCAACCGTTGCAGCACCTCACTACGCAGCTCGACGGCATCTTGCAGCATCGGGCCGGGTGACGTTCCGAGGTAGGCCACCGCCAGTCCGTTCACGCCATCGCCGATCTCGGCCAGGTCATGATGCTCTTCGACGGCGGTGAGCAGCCGGAGGGAGTCCTTGACGGAGGCCGTCAGTAGCCGGCCCGTCCGCTCGGTCTCGTGCCGTTCCCTCGCTTCATCCTCCCAAGCCTCAATGAGGGTACCCCGCGCGCCAAGAGCCTGGTCGGCTCGCTGTGCGAACTGTCGGTCCGGGAACTTCTCGCCCTGCTCCACCTTGCCGATG harbors:
- a CDS encoding helix-turn-helix domain-containing protein, translating into MAASPSAARPSFGAQLRLMRAEHAWSLRDLAGRITYNRGYIGKVEQGEKFPDRQFAQRADQALGARGTLIEAWEDEARERHETERTGRLLTASVKDSLRLLTAVEEHHDLAEIGDGVNGLAVAYLGTSPGPMLQDAVELRSEVLQRLRDRHYAPHEIKDLYLLLGRLQGVLAYAALDLGSANVAMTHAEAAWICAEHAGDNELRVWTRGTQSLIARFRGDYAHALDYVHDGLRYRARGTGRIRLLCGVAQCHANLGDSAGANRSLDLALTEREELSSTDSVDGLFGFSLAKQHYYAGSSLIWLAGGSDAERAVREAGRAIALWEKEPSERRSLDDEALAHVYQATAFLQLGDLDSAHAAIRPILDLPRDRQISWIKKRLDRFAAMLLAEPYRGSSAADDLYEEIRNLGG